ATGGCACCCGGGTCCTTGCCGCCATGACCGGGATCGATCACCACGGTGCGGATGGGACGAAGTGGGATCGAAAGCCGCGAGTTGGGCAGACTTCCCTCCGGACGGGGCCATTGCAACGTTTCGCCCCCGCTCCGCGGTCCATAGACATCTACCACCACGCGGTGGGGGGAGCGCAATATCAGCAGGCGATGGCGGTCGTATCGCTGCAGATCGATCACCAGCCGGGCCTTGCCCAGGGTGTTCTGCCCGAGACGCAGATCTTGCAGCAGCCCATCCTGAATCGGAATGCCGTCCTCGAAATCGCGACCGACCCAGATGCCTTCGAGATCGAGATACAGTCGATCGGGGCGACCGGCCTTCGCATCGGCGGTAAGCCGCTTCACTTCGGTTTCCACAGGTTGCGTGAGTTCGACGACGACTCGCGTGTAGTCGGGATGAGACCAGGTGCGCACATCCGTTACGCTCCCCATCCCCTTGGGCCGGGTAACACCGAGCAGCCCCGGCAGCAACAACACCAGCATCAGCACGAGCAGCGCCAATGGAAGTACCCGGCGGGAGCGAAACCCGAAAGCCGCCATTAGGACTGCTTCCCCTTTGCCAGGCGATCGCGCAGAGTGGTCACGAGCACGAGCGCATCCATCGGTGTGGTCGCGTCGGGATCGAGTTCGCGCAGCGCGTCCAACACTTCTTCTTCTTCGAGCGACCGGGCCGGCGGATTTCCGAGCGCGAAAGCAAGCTGCCCGGGCTCGGCGGGCGCCGCCCCCGCTTCCTTGGCGAGACGAGGCAGGCCCTCAGGATCGAGTTCGCCACCCTCTAGGTTTTTCAGGATCTGCCGCGCTCGCTCGATCAGCGGCTGAGGCAATCCGGCGAGTTGTGCGACGGCAATTCCGTAGGAACGACTCGCCCCCCCCGCCACGAGTCGTCGCATGAACACGATCTCGTCGTTCCACTCCCGGGCTTCGAAGTGACCGTTGCGAACCCGGGGACGGGTGCGCGCCAGATCGGAGAGTTCGTGGTAGTGGGTCGCGAACAACGTCCTTGCGGAGAGACCCGGCGTATCGTGAAGGTGTTCGAGTACCGCCCACGCGATCGAAAGCCCGTCAAAAGTACTGGTGCCCCGGCCGATCTCGTCGAGGATCAGCAGGCTGCTTTGCGTCGCCGCTCGCAAGATTTCCGCTGTCTCGCGCATTTCGACCATGAACGTCGACTCGCCCCGGGCCAGTCGGTCCGACGCGCCAACCCGGGTAAAGATTCGGTCGACCACCCCGATGCGGGCACTTTCGGCGGGCACCCAACTTCCCATCTGGGCCATCAGGACGATCAGCGCGACCTGACGCAAATAGGTGCTCTTGCCAGACATGTTGGGCCCGGTGAGGAGCAGGATCTGCGCGTTGGCCGAGTCGAGGTCGGAATCGTTGGGAACGAAGCCCTCGGCGTGTGCGTCGTTCAAGATGGCTTCGACGACCGGGTGACGCCCAGCGCGGATCTCGAGTGTTTCGCCATCGTGTACTTCGGGGCGGACCCAACCGTGGTTGCGTGCTACCTCAGCCAAGGAAGCCAATGCGTCGACGACCGCGACGGCGTTGGCGGCAACTCGAATTTCATCCACCCGGGCGACCACCTCGAGACGAAGGTCTTCGAGAATCTGTCGTTCGAGGGCAGCGGCGCGCTCGTTTGCGCCCATCACCTTGCCCTGCACCTCGGCGAGTGCCGGGGTCGTATAGCGCTCGACGTTGGCCAGGGTTTGCTTGCGTTCGTAGTCGTCGGGGATCTTGCCCGACTGTGCTTTCGAAACCTCGAGGGAATAGCCGTGAACCGGGTGGAACTTCACCTTCAGCGTGGATATCCCCGTCCGTTTGCGCTCGCTGGCTTCGAGTCCGGCGATCCACTCGCGCCCCTTGCTGGCGCTCTCGCGCAACAGATCGAGTTCCGGGCGGTAGCCCTCGCGGATGTAGCCGGTTACGCCGGCTCCCCTGGATCCGCGCGCGATCACGGGGGGATCGTCGATCAGGGCGTCCGCGAGCAGGCTTGCGAGTTCGGGCAGCGGCTCGGGAAGCAGCAGCGCAGCTGGGAGGTCGCCATCCGGAAGTAGATCTTCGCCTTCCGACCCGGTGCTCAAACTGGCGCGAACTTCCGGCAAGGCACTGATGGATCCGCGCAACACGCCGATGTCTCGCGGCGTCGCGGTCGGTCGAACCGCTTTGGTCAGAATGCGTTCGAGATCGCGCACGCCGCGTAATGCGAGACGCAGGCGGGCTCGGGGCCGATCGCGTTCAACCAGTGCGCCGACACCTTCCTGGCGTTCGCGAATCTCGCTTGGGTGCAGCAGCGGATAGCGCAACCAATGCGCGATTCGTCGCGCCCCCAGTGCCGTCACGCTGGTGTCTAGAAGTTGGACCAGCGTGCCGTCGCGGCCGCGATCCAAATTGTTTTCGAACAGCTCGAGGTGCGTGCGGGTAGATTCGTCGAGCACCATGGTGTCGCCCAGACGATAATGCCGCAGCTCGGGAAAGTGACTCAGCGCAGAGGGTTGATTGATCCCCAGATAACTGATCAGTGCCGCCGCCGCGCAATCATCGGGCCCGGCACCCTTGGGATTGAAACCCGCGGGCTCGACTGGAGTGCGCGCGGGGTCGAAGCTCGCGGCTGGCACCCGGGTCAACACCGCGTTGGGCAGCCACGTGTGCAGTCTTGCCCCGAGCCGCGCTTCCACCTCGGCATCGCACAGAATCTCTCGCGGTGAAATTCGCCGCAGTTCCTCCAGCAACAGTTCCGGGACCGCTTCGCCCGGCTGGCCATCGATGCGGGTCGCGCGAAAATCGCCGGTGGAAGCATCGAGAATGGCAAGGCCCGACGGCCCGCCCGCGTCCCCCAGCACGACCGACATCACCGCGACCACCTGCGTGCCGTCCAGGCCCGACGGATCCCCCACCAGTCCCGGCGTCACGACTTCCACGACTGCGCGCTTCACCAGGCGCTTGCCGCCGGTTTCCTTTGGATCTTCAACCTGTTCGCAGATCGCTACCCGGTGTCCCAGTTCAGCCAGGCGCTTGATGTAACCCTCGGCGCTGTGCACGGGAAAGCCGCACATGGGAACTGCGTCGCCGGTGTCTCTGGCTTTGTCGCGACTCGTCAGCGTGATATCGAGCAACGGTGCCACCAGCACTGCGTCGTCGAGGAAGAGTTCGTAGAAGTCACCCATGCGATAGCAGAGCACTGCATCCGGATAGCCTGCCTTGATGGCCAGGTACTGGCGCATCATCGGCGTATCGCGTGCGGAAGTCGCTTTCACTCGAGCCCCTTGTATTCACCCCGCCTCGGGGTCTCATCCAATAGATCCAACAGACTTGCAAACTCGCTGACGACTTCTGCTTCGCGACCGGTCGCGAGCAAGCATCTGCCCAGAACGATACGCGCAGCCAGGTTTCCCGGATCGCGTCCAAGCAAGCGCTTGAGTTCGACCGACGCGAGATCGGCGTCGCCCCTTGAACTCAAATAGCGCGCGAGAGCCAGCGTCGCTTCTGAATCCGCGGGATTCTCTTCAACCAGCGTTCGCAGGAAGCCCTCGAAGTCCCGCGCCCGGTTGGTCGCCGCAAAGGCGGCCTCCACCTTGCCGTACAGGTCCATCGCAGCCCTGCGATCCAGGGCTGGAACCTTCTTCCATGCAACCAGGGCCGCCTTGTCCCGTCCGCGATCCGCCTCGAGTTGACCCAGCAGGATATAGGCGGCCGCACAGCGAGGATCTCGTCGCAGCGCGGTTTTGACCGCCTTGCGGGCGGCGCCCGCCCGACCCTCTTCTCGCTCGTACTCGCCCATGCGGAGCAGTAGGGATGCCTCGCGCGTGCGATCTCGCTGTTCGAGCTTGGCGAGACGACGTTCGAGCGCAATCGAACGCGGAAATTCCTGCAGGTCGGCCAACAACTCGACCAGGGCGCGCAATGCGACCGGGTGGCGAGACTCATGCACCAGTACTTCCTCGAAGCTGGCGACCGCCCGGCGCAAGAAACCACCCGCGTTGAAATCCTGGCCCAATTCCAACAAGACCCGCGCGCGTTCCTGCCCGTCGAGATCCTTGCGCAGCAGGAGGTTCTGGTGGAGCCGGATCGCGCGGCCGATTTCCCCGCGCCCGCGGTAGAAACGGCAAAGCGCTAGATAGGCGTCGACGTTGCTCGAGTCGACCCGTACCGCGTCGGCGAGGGCGCGCTCGGCGGTTTCTGGGTCTTCGTCGAGGATCGCGAACAGGGCCTCGTGCAACAGCGCATCAAATTCACGACGCGACGAGGTCCGCGAACGCCCGCGGCGGTTTTGCAGGATCGCTGGCAGCTGAAGACGCCACACCGGTTAGCTCCCCTTTGCGCTGGGGGGGTTGGCTGTCAATTCACCTTTCGTTTCGATCTCGAACGCCGTTGCCACTTCGCCGCCGGACGTGGGGTCGCCGGTGGCCAATGGAAGATTGCGCAGGTGGTGCACTTCCGCTTCGAGGTCGGCAATCGCCTTGCGATAGCGTCGTCCGACCAGACTGGAGCGGATCAAGAGCAGGCTCGAAACGAAGAAAGCGGCCACGATGCCCGTGGAAAACGTCGCAGCCAGAGCGAGCCAAAGACGCACACCCTCAATCTTTGTCAGCAACAAATCGATGTCGACAAGGACCGGGTTCCGGTCCGGAAAAAGTCGGACCACCACAACGAGCACGATGACGACGGCCGCGAGCAGCACACGGCGCAACAAGAGCGTCAATCTTTCGCACCTCGGCCAACCGGACCGGCGTTGATCCGGTGCCCGCCGGCACAATCAGAGCGGAGAGCGACCGCGACTAGGCGGAAGCCACCCCCTCTGCATCACTGGCATCAGCGCTCGAACGGTCGCCGTCCGAGCGATCCACCATTTCTTTCAGTTCCTTGCCGACCTTGAAAAACGGCGTTCGCTTGGCACTGATGTGCACGGGCTCTCCGGTCTTCGGATTTCGCCCTTCTCTGGCTTCGCGCATCTTGACCTGAAAGCTGCCAAAACCGCGGATCTCGATTCGGTCTCCCATCTTGAGAGAATCAATCATCGAATCGAAAATCGTATTCACTACGACTTCAGTGTCTTTCTTCGAAATGTGCGGAGTTCGCTTCGCGACCTCCTCGATCAGACCACTTTTCGTCATCGTGCTCTCCGACTCGTTAATCGCCATCAAAATCCCAACCGGGCGCCGACACGAAGCCGCCCCCAATTGGGCCCATTGTACCGAACTACTCTTCCTGCTCACTCTTATCGGTCTTGATGCCAATCTTTCTCTTGAGCAAATCTCCCAAGGTCGTCGCCTGACTCGCAGACTCCTGCTTCGCCACCTTTTTGAGGGCGGCGCGTTCGGCCTTGTCGTCGACTGCGCGAATCGACAGAGAGATCTTCTGCTCTACCGGATCCACCTTGACCACGAGTGATGTGACCTCTTGCCCAACGGTGAAGTGTTCTTCCGGCTTCTCGATGCGCTCCGCAGCGAGTTCAGAGTTGTAGACGAGTCCGTCGATTCCTTCATCGAGCTTCACGAAGACGCCAAACTCGGTCACGCTGCTGACCGGTCCAGTGACTTCGCTGCCCACGGAATACTTGCGCTGGATTTCGTCCCACGGGTTCGGCTGTAGTTGCTTGATTCCCAGGGAGAACTTCTCGTTTTCCTTGTCGATCTTGAGCACGACCGCCTTGACCATGTCGCCCTTTTCGAACTTCTCACTCGGGTGCTTGATCTGCTCGGTCCACGAAATGTCCGAGATGTGAACCAGCCCATCGATGCCCTCTTCGAGACCGACGAAGATTCCGAAATTGGTGATGTTCCGCACCTCGCCCGAGACCTCTGATCCCACCGGGTAAGTCGATTCGATCACCGTCCACGGGTTCTCTTCGATCTGCTTCATCCCGAGCGAAATCTTGCGATCGCGCTCCTTGACGTCGAGCACCACCGCCTCGATTTCGTCGCCCACGGTGACGATCTTCGACGGATGCTTGACGCGCTTGGTCCAGGACATTTCTGAGACGTGAACCAGACCTTCGATTCCCGCTTCGAGTTCGACGAATGCGCCGTAATCCGTCAGGCTCACCACCTCGCCCTTCAGGCGTTTCCCAATCGGGTAGCGCAGCGCGGCGTCGATCCAGGGATCGGGCTGAATCTGCTTGAGACCCAGCGAAACCCGCTCGGCTTCGGGGTCGAACTTCAACACCTTGACCTTGATCTCGTCTCCGACCTTGAACAACTCGCTGGGATGATTGATGCGACCCCAGGACATGTCCGTAATGTGCAGCAGGCCGTCGATGCCACCGAGATCGATGAACGCACCGTAGTCGGTGAGGTTCTTGATCACGCCATCCACGATCTGGCTCGCGGAAAGCGTCTCGAGAGTGTCCCGGCGCAACTTCTTGCGTTCGGTCTCGAGTAGCGCACGACGCGAGAGCACGATGTTGCCCCGGCGCTTGTTGAACTTGATGATCTTGAAGTCCGATCGCGTTCCGACCAGGCCTTCGAGATTGCGGACAGGTCGCAGATCGACCTGCGAACCCGGCAAAAATGCTTTGACGCCAATGTCGACAGAAAGGCCACCCTTCACCCGGGCAATGATCGCTCCCTCGACCGAACGATCTTCGTCGTAGGCCAAGCTGATCTCGTCCCAGATCTTGAGTCGTTCTGCCTTTTCTTTGGAGAGAACGATGCGTCCGTCTTCGTCTTCTGCGTCTTCGACCAGGACGTCCACGATGTCGCCGACTTTCACCGTCATGGTGCCGTCGTCTTCCATGAACTCCCAGGCGGCCACGAGGCCTTCAGATTTGAAGCCGATATCTACCTGAACGTATTCTTCGTCGATGGAAAGGATGGTGCCTCGGGCGACTTCGCCCTCTTTTGCTGATTTTGGGCCTTGGCTGAATAGCTCAGCAAAGCTGGTTGCTTGGTTTGATGAATCACTCACGGTTGTTGTTTGCTCCCAAATGCCGTCCCTACCCCAGGGCTGACATGCACTACCGGGTTTGCGCCGCCCGGCTCGGGTTAATCGTCTGCGGTTCCGGGCTCCACTGTCGCGAGCCCTTCGCTTGCAGACGCTAGAAATTGCTCCACTTTATCGGCATCTCCCGCCTCGATCGCCAGCGCCAATTCACCGAGTGATCGACGAAAGAGTTCGAGGGGAGCTGCCAATGAATTCCGATTGGCGCTCAGGATATCGCCCCAGAGCGCCGCGTCACTCCTCGCGATGCGGGTAAAGTCTTTAATTCCACTTCCGGCCAGTTCTCCGGCGGCGTGGGGAGCTGCCCTCAGGGCATGGGCAAATGCAAAGGCCAGCACGTGGGGGGCGTGGCTGATCCAGGCCGTTTGCTCGTCGTGGTCCGCCGGACTTCGCTCCCGAACCTGGGCGCCCAGGGTCTCCCAGAACCATCTCAGCCGCGCTACGGCGGCTGGCGAGGTACCGGAGACCGGTGTGACGACGCAGCAGGCGCCCTCGAACAGATCAACCCGGGCATTTTCGACACCCTTCAGATGGCTTCCGGCCATGGGATGGGAGCCGACAAACGACACTCCGTCGGGGAGCAGATTTGGCAGATTTGCAGCCACGGCCCCCTTCACGCTGCCCACATCCGTCACGATCGCCCCCTGGGCCAGCTGCGGTGCGATTTCCTCGAGCACGGCGGGCATGCGGGAAACCGGGGTCGCGAGCACAACCAGATCAGCCCCGCGCGCGGCACTCTTGATGTCTCCAATTTCATCGACGATCCCGTGCTCGAGAGCGTATTCCAGCGGGCCACGACGACGTCCAGCGCCGACACAGCTTCTCACCGCACCGCGTTTGCGCGCCGCAAGGGCCACCGATCCCCCCAGCAAACCCAGGCCCAGGATCGCCATGCGCTCGAAGGGAGGTTCGCCGTCACCACGAATCCCCGTCTCTGTGGACGTCTGGCTCACCGTTCCCCCACCGAAAGCGATCGCAGGGCTTTCACGAATCGTTCGTTTTCTTCGGGCAGCCCAACGCTGATGCGTACGTGATCCGGCAAACCAAACCCCTGCATTGGCCGCACGATCACACCGCACTGCAAAAGTTCGCTGTAGATATTGGCCCCGATCCGCACCAGCAGAAAATTGGCGTCGGTCGGCGTGACCTCGAGCCCTAGACTTTCGAGTTCGCGAGTCAGGTAGTCGATCCCGCTTCCGTTCAACTCCAGGGTCTTCTGCACGTGTTCATCGTCATCGAGGGCCGCGAGCGCCGCCACTTCCGCCAGGTTGCTCACGTTGAACGGATGCCGTGCGCGTTCGAGATAACCGATCAGATCCCGATGCCCAACGCCATAGCCGATGCGCATGCCCGCCAGGCCGTAAATCTTGGAAAACGTGCGCAGCACCAGGGTCTCGGGACGCTCGCTGAACAATTCCAAGCTGCGGGGGAAATCGGTTCGGCGCACGAACTCGTAGTAAGCCTCGTCCACCGCCAGCATCACCGTGTCGGGCAAGCTTTGCACGAACCGCCCAAACTCTTCGGCGCCGATGCTGGTCCCGGTCGGATTATTGGGATTGCACACGAACACGATCTTCGTTCGCTCAGTGATCGCGTCGCGCATGGCTTCGAGATCGTGACTGAAATCCCCGCGCAACGGCACTTGCACCACGCGGCCGCCCATTCCCTGGACAACAATCGGATACATTGCGAACGATGGCCAGGGCATGACGACTTCGTCGCCCGGGGCGATGAAGGTCTTGACGAGCAGTTCGAGGACCTCGTCCGCGCCACAGCCGAACACGATCTGGTCTTCGTCGACCGCAAGCTTTTTGGCCAGTCGCGTGCGCAGGGCGAAGCACGCTCCATCGGGATAGCGATTGACGCCATCGATGCAGGCGCGCACGGCGGCAAGGGCTTTGGGAGAGGGCCCCAGTGGGTTTTCGTTCGAAGCCAGCTTGATCGACGACTCGATCCCCAGCTCCCGCTCGAGCTCTTCCATGGGCTTGCCCGGCTCGTATGGAGCCAGATTCAGAATGTGGGGATTGACTAGGTCTGCGATGGCCACGCTCACGCTCCGTTCTTGGTGCTGTTCTTGGTGCTGTCTTTGACGCTACTCGTCATCGTGCTCGGAATATCCTGGGCCCTCGGAAACGAGCCCAGAATCTTGTGCGAGTGAGCATTGGCCGCAGCCTCCTCGAGAGCGAGGGCGACGTGCTCGTCGTCGAGATGCCCCTCCATGTCGACGAAGAAAAGGTACTCCCAGGGCTTGCTCTTGACCGGGCGGGACTGAATGGACGTCAAGTTGACGTTGTGCTTGGAAAATGATTCGAGCAGACGGTACAACGCACCCGATTGGTTCTTGCGCGCCGTGAACACCACCGAGGTGAGATCGTTGCCACTGGCCGCTGGCGTTTCGCGACCGATCACGAGAAAGCGCGTCATGTTTCCCCGCATATCCTCGATGCCCGTTTCGACCAGTTCGAGTCCATAGGTATCGGCCGCAATCTCACTTCCGATTGCGGCCAGGTTTGGATCTTTGGTCGCCATCACCGCGGCATGGGCGGTACTCGTCGTCTCGATGATTTCGACGTCGGGCAGACGACGACGCAGCCAGCCGCGACATTGCGCGAGCGGCTGCCACAGAGAAGCCACGCGTTCGATACCTTCGAGTCCGCCGCTCTGACGCAGCAGATTCTGGGAGATCTCGAGCATGAGTTCGCCACAAATCGTGATATCAGACTCGACCAGGCTGTCGTAGCACTCCGTGACCGCGCCCTCGGTAGAGTTCTCCACCGGAACGACACCAAAGTGGGTCTCCCCGCGCTCGGTCTTCAGGAACACCTCGGCCAGATTCTGACAGGGCTGCAGGTCTACCTGGGTGCCGAACTGCCGAATCGCCGCAAGGTGACTGAAGGTGCCCTCCGGTCCCAAGTAGGAAACGCTCACCATTTTTTCGAGCGAGCGGGTCGCCGAGATGATCTCGCGGAAGACATGGGTGACCCCCGGATTTGGAAACGGTCCCGGATTGTTTTGAATCAGGCTCGCGACGAGGTCCCGTTCGCGACTCGCCACGTAGATGGGACTGCGATCGCCACCACTCTTCAGCTGGCCCACCTGTTCGACGAGCTTTGCCCGGCGATTCAGCCGCACCAGGATCTCGCGATCGACCTCGTCAATCTTTTCGCGCAACTGCTCGAGTTCTGGCTCGATCTCGGAAACCGACGGAGAGGAGTCGGCAGTGCTGCCGGCTTTGCCGGCACCCGCTCTGGACATGGCTGTCTGCTCCTTTCCTCTGGGCCCCGGGTTGGCCCGGCTCTGCGAATATCGCGCTAACCCCCTGAAATAGCAGGCGCAATATATCGGA
This window of the Myxococcales bacterium genome carries:
- the mutS gene encoding DNA mismatch repair protein MutS, which produces MMRQYLAIKAGYPDAVLCYRMGDFYELFLDDAVLVAPLLDITLTSRDKARDTGDAVPMCGFPVHSAEGYIKRLAELGHRVAICEQVEDPKETGGKRLVKRAVVEVVTPGLVGDPSGLDGTQVVAVMSVVLGDAGGPSGLAILDASTGDFRATRIDGQPGEAVPELLLEELRRISPREILCDAEVEARLGARLHTWLPNAVLTRVPAASFDPARTPVEPAGFNPKGAGPDDCAAAALISYLGINQPSALSHFPELRHYRLGDTMVLDESTRTHLELFENNLDRGRDGTLVQLLDTSVTALGARRIAHWLRYPLLHPSEIRERQEGVGALVERDRPRARLRLALRGVRDLERILTKAVRPTATPRDIGVLRGSISALPEVRASLSTGSEGEDLLPDGDLPAALLLPEPLPELASLLADALIDDPPVIARGSRGAGVTGYIREGYRPELDLLRESASKGREWIAGLEASERKRTGISTLKVKFHPVHGYSLEVSKAQSGKIPDDYERKQTLANVERYTTPALAEVQGKVMGANERAAALERQILEDLRLEVVARVDEIRVAANAVAVVDALASLAEVARNHGWVRPEVHDGETLEIRAGRHPVVEAILNDAHAEGFVPNDSDLDSANAQILLLTGPNMSGKSTYLRQVALIVLMAQMGSWVPAESARIGVVDRIFTRVGASDRLARGESTFMVEMRETAEILRAATQSSLLILDEIGRGTSTFDGLSIAWAVLEHLHDTPGLSARTLFATHYHELSDLARTRPRVRNGHFEAREWNDEIVFMRRLVAGGASRSYGIAVAQLAGLPQPLIERARQILKNLEGGELDPEGLPRLAKEAGAAPAEPGQLAFALGNPPARSLEEEEVLDALRELDPDATTPMDALVLVTTLRDRLAKGKQS
- a CDS encoding tetratricopeptide repeat protein, producing the protein MWRLQLPAILQNRRGRSRTSSRREFDALLHEALFAILDEDPETAERALADAVRVDSSNVDAYLALCRFYRGRGEIGRAIRLHQNLLLRKDLDGQERARVLLELGQDFNAGGFLRRAVASFEEVLVHESRHPVALRALVELLADLQEFPRSIALERRLAKLEQRDRTREASLLLRMGEYEREEGRAGAARKAVKTALRRDPRCAAAYILLGQLEADRGRDKAALVAWKKVPALDRRAAMDLYGKVEAAFAATNRARDFEGFLRTLVEENPADSEATLALARYLSSRGDADLASVELKRLLGRDPGNLAARIVLGRCLLATGREAEVVSEFASLLDLLDETPRRGEYKGLE
- a CDS encoding LapA family protein, encoding MTLLLRRVLLAAVVIVLVVVVRLFPDRNPVLVDIDLLLTKIEGVRLWLALAATFSTGIVAAFFVSSLLLIRSSLVGRRYRKAIADLEAEVHHLRNLPLATGDPTSGGEVATAFEIETKGELTANPPSAKGS
- a CDS encoding integration host factor subunit beta, translated to MTKSGLIEEVAKRTPHISKKDTEVVVNTIFDSMIDSLKMGDRIEIRGFGSFQVKMREAREGRNPKTGEPVHISAKRTPFFKVGKELKEMVDRSDGDRSSADASDAEGVASA
- a CDS encoding 30S ribosomal protein S1, which produces MWEQTTTVSDSSNQATSFAELFSQGPKSAKEGEVARGTILSIDEEYVQVDIGFKSEGLVAAWEFMEDDGTMTVKVGDIVDVLVEDAEDEDGRIVLSKEKAERLKIWDEISLAYDEDRSVEGAIIARVKGGLSVDIGVKAFLPGSQVDLRPVRNLEGLVGTRSDFKIIKFNKRRGNIVLSRRALLETERKKLRRDTLETLSASQIVDGVIKNLTDYGAFIDLGGIDGLLHITDMSWGRINHPSELFKVGDEIKVKVLKFDPEAERVSLGLKQIQPDPWIDAALRYPIGKRLKGEVVSLTDYGAFVELEAGIEGLVHVSEMSWTKRVKHPSKIVTVGDEIEAVVLDVKERDRKISLGMKQIEENPWTVIESTYPVGSEVSGEVRNITNFGIFVGLEEGIDGLVHISDISWTEQIKHPSEKFEKGDMVKAVVLKIDKENEKFSLGIKQLQPNPWDEIQRKYSVGSEVTGPVSSVTEFGVFVKLDEGIDGLVYNSELAAERIEKPEEHFTVGQEVTSLVVKVDPVEQKISLSIRAVDDKAERAALKKVAKQESASQATTLGDLLKRKIGIKTDKSEQEE
- a CDS encoding prephenate dehydrogenase, producing the protein MSQTSTETGIRGDGEPPFERMAILGLGLLGGSVALAARKRGAVRSCVGAGRRRGPLEYALEHGIVDEIGDIKSAARGADLVVLATPVSRMPAVLEEIAPQLAQGAIVTDVGSVKGAVAANLPNLLPDGVSFVGSHPMAGSHLKGVENARVDLFEGACCVVTPVSGTSPAAVARLRWFWETLGAQVRERSPADHDEQTAWISHAPHVLAFAFAHALRAAPHAAGELAGSGIKDFTRIARSDAALWGDILSANRNSLAAPLELFRRSLGELALAIEAGDADKVEQFLASASEGLATVEPGTADD
- a CDS encoding histidinol-phosphate transaminase, encoding MADLVNPHILNLAPYEPGKPMEELERELGIESSIKLASNENPLGPSPKALAAVRACIDGVNRYPDGACFALRTRLAKKLAVDEDQIVFGCGADEVLELLVKTFIAPGDEVVMPWPSFAMYPIVVQGMGGRVVQVPLRGDFSHDLEAMRDAITERTKIVFVCNPNNPTGTSIGAEEFGRFVQSLPDTVMLAVDEAYYEFVRRTDFPRSLELFSERPETLVLRTFSKIYGLAGMRIGYGVGHRDLIGYLERARHPFNVSNLAEVAALAALDDDEHVQKTLELNGSGIDYLTRELESLGLEVTPTDANFLLVRIGANIYSELLQCGVIVRPMQGFGLPDHVRISVGLPEENERFVKALRSLSVGER
- the pheA gene encoding prephenate dehydratase, which encodes MSRAGAGKAGSTADSSPSVSEIEPELEQLREKIDEVDREILVRLNRRAKLVEQVGQLKSGGDRSPIYVASRERDLVASLIQNNPGPFPNPGVTHVFREIISATRSLEKMVSVSYLGPEGTFSHLAAIRQFGTQVDLQPCQNLAEVFLKTERGETHFGVVPVENSTEGAVTECYDSLVESDITICGELMLEISQNLLRQSGGLEGIERVASLWQPLAQCRGWLRRRLPDVEIIETTSTAHAAVMATKDPNLAAIGSEIAADTYGLELVETGIEDMRGNMTRFLVIGRETPAASGNDLTSVVFTARKNQSGALYRLLESFSKHNVNLTSIQSRPVKSKPWEYLFFVDMEGHLDDEHVALALEEAAANAHSHKILGSFPRAQDIPSTMTSSVKDSTKNSTKNGA